One Sphingobacteruim zhuxiongii DNA window includes the following coding sequences:
- a CDS encoding 3-keto-disaccharide hydrolase has product MKTISAILLGIHLLASPAPDKGLPTAVEVASQSKGQWESLFDGNNPSKHWTSVKGGAFPSHGWKAVKGELRLIPGQKAGDIMSKKVYGDFILEIEYKLAKNSNSGVKYLVSPLHTKDGKVEWNGPEYQMIDDENHEAVKGRISPKTETGAAYLLYAPNKNKQLHPYGQWNKARIVVQGKHVEHWLNGKKILSYERGTEEFRALVAGTKFEMYTSRYGEAESGHILLTDHQDASSFRNIRIKRL; this is encoded by the coding sequence ATGAAAACTATCAGTGCAATCTTATTAGGTATTCATTTATTGGCTTCTCCCGCTCCGGACAAGGGTTTGCCTACTGCGGTAGAAGTGGCTTCGCAAAGTAAAGGGCAATGGGAATCCTTATTTGATGGGAATAATCCTTCAAAGCATTGGACGAGTGTTAAAGGCGGTGCATTTCCTAGTCATGGCTGGAAGGCTGTGAAGGGGGAGCTGCGTTTGATCCCAGGACAGAAAGCTGGTGATATAATGAGTAAGAAAGTTTATGGCGATTTCATCTTAGAGATTGAGTATAAATTAGCGAAGAACAGTAACTCGGGGGTCAAATACTTGGTGAGTCCATTGCATACGAAGGACGGTAAAGTAGAATGGAATGGTCCGGAATACCAAATGATTGATGATGAGAATCATGAGGCTGTGAAAGGAAGGATAAGTCCTAAGACCGAGACAGGTGCTGCTTATCTACTTTATGCACCAAATAAAAACAAACAATTGCATCCTTATGGTCAATGGAATAAGGCAAGGATCGTTGTGCAAGGAAAGCATGTCGAGCACTGGTTGAATGGGAAGAAGATTTTGAGTTATGAGCGCGGCACGGAAGAGTTTAGAGCATTGGTTGCGGGAACAAAGTTTGAGATGTATACCTCTCGTTATGGAGAGGCAGAGTCTGGACATATCTTGTTGACCGATCATCAAGACGCCTCTAGCTTTCGGAACATTCGCATTAAAAGATTATAA
- the nagA gene encoding N-acetylglucosamine-6-phosphate deacetylase, translated as MISIINAKIITPFRVIENGYVSIENGRIVNVQDSDKWPKGDANHQIVDAQGLYLSPGFIDIHIHGGGGSDFMDNEVDAYLNIAETHARYGTTAMLPTTLTSEQDLLLETFEVYAKSLDKNEKGAKFYGLHLEGPYFAMEQRGAQDPRYIRNPEPAEYEPILSKYKHLIARWSAAPELPGALAFGQRVCEEGILLALAHTDAVYDEVLKGVEAGYKLATHLYSGMSGMTRRNAYRYAGAIESCLLIDDIDVEIIADGTHLPEPFLKLISKVKAKNQIILITDAMRAAGTDVTESILGGRANGLPVVVEDGVAKLPDRKSFAGSVATADRLIRTMRDIAGLELKDAVHMLTVNPARILGLQHQIGTISKGLQADLILFDENIQIQKTMVEGCFIYEK; from the coding sequence ATGATCAGTATAATTAATGCAAAAATAATTACGCCATTTCGCGTTATTGAAAACGGATATGTCAGTATTGAAAATGGACGAATTGTCAATGTTCAAGACTCGGATAAATGGCCTAAAGGCGATGCGAATCATCAAATCGTGGACGCGCAGGGCTTATATCTTTCGCCAGGTTTTATCGATATTCATATTCATGGTGGTGGTGGTTCTGATTTCATGGATAATGAAGTTGATGCGTATTTAAATATCGCAGAGACGCACGCACGTTATGGCACGACAGCTATGCTTCCTACAACGCTGACGAGTGAGCAAGATCTTCTATTGGAGACTTTTGAAGTCTATGCGAAGTCCTTGGATAAGAATGAAAAGGGTGCTAAATTTTATGGTCTGCATCTTGAGGGGCCTTATTTCGCGATGGAGCAACGTGGGGCACAAGATCCACGTTATATCCGCAATCCGGAGCCTGCGGAGTATGAGCCTATCCTTTCGAAGTATAAACATTTGATAGCGCGTTGGAGTGCTGCTCCTGAATTGCCAGGCGCATTAGCCTTTGGACAACGTGTATGTGAAGAGGGTATCCTTTTGGCATTAGCGCATACCGATGCGGTTTATGATGAGGTATTGAAAGGGGTAGAAGCAGGTTATAAATTGGCGACACATCTTTATTCGGGGATGTCAGGCATGACGAGACGCAATGCATATCGCTATGCTGGAGCAATTGAATCTTGTTTGTTGATTGATGATATCGATGTAGAGATTATCGCAGACGGAACTCATCTTCCTGAACCCTTCTTAAAGCTGATTAGCAAAGTTAAAGCGAAGAATCAAATTATTTTAATTACCGATGCGATGCGTGCTGCTGGAACAGATGTGACGGAAAGTATTCTTGGTGGACGAGCAAATGGGCTTCCTGTAGTCGTTGAAGATGGGGTTGCAAAGCTCCCTGATCGTAAATCTTTTGCGGGTAGTGTAGCAACTGCCGATCGTTTGATTCGTACTATGCGCGATATTGCAGGTTTAGAATTAAAAGATGCAGTACATATGCTGACTGTTAATCCGGCACGTATATTAGGATTACAGCATCAGATTGGTACGATTAGTAAAGGACTGCAAGCAGATCTGATTCTTTTTGATGAAAATATTCAAATACAGAAAACGATGGTAGAAGGTTGTTTTATTTACGAGAAATAA
- a CDS encoding ISAon1 family transposase: MSASKLRRYYRNKLSGFQDWEHRENARDGLIFPQNVSGHLSIDETCLSHGELYTVVTNKEARGKKGTIVAILNGTKSENIIPILQKIPQRLRNKVQEITLDLAGNMGLIAKRCFPNAVQVIDRFHVQQLATEALQEIRIKHRWQAIDDENQAIDQARKNKETYFPEVLSNSDTIKQLLARSRYLLYKSEHKWTYEQRERAAVLFERYPDIEKAYRLSQELSWIFNTTIDKIYAFTRLAKWADKVEQAGFKSFNTVSRTINIHHKKILNYFDNKSTNASAESFNAKIKAFRSQFRGVGDINFFLFRLTKLFA, translated from the coding sequence ATATCAGCCAGTAAACTAAGGAGATACTACCGCAATAAACTGAGCGGTTTCCAGGATTGGGAGCATCGCGAAAATGCGCGAGATGGATTGATCTTCCCACAGAATGTCAGCGGCCATCTTTCTATTGACGAGACCTGCCTATCCCATGGCGAGCTCTATACCGTTGTCACCAATAAAGAAGCACGGGGCAAAAAAGGGACCATTGTAGCCATACTGAACGGGACAAAATCAGAGAACATTATCCCGATCCTTCAAAAGATCCCACAGAGATTACGAAATAAAGTTCAAGAGATAACGCTTGATTTAGCCGGTAATATGGGATTGATAGCCAAAAGATGCTTTCCCAATGCTGTTCAGGTAATAGACCGTTTCCATGTTCAGCAACTTGCTACCGAAGCGCTTCAGGAAATAAGGATAAAGCACCGCTGGCAGGCCATTGACGATGAAAATCAGGCAATTGACCAAGCACGAAAGAATAAGGAAACCTATTTTCCGGAAGTCCTATCCAACAGTGACACCATCAAACAGTTACTTGCAAGAAGCCGATACCTGCTTTATAAAAGTGAACATAAATGGACTTACGAGCAAAGAGAAAGGGCTGCTGTACTCTTTGAGCGATATCCTGATATTGAAAAGGCGTACAGGCTATCCCAAGAACTCTCTTGGATATTCAACACCACCATAGATAAGATCTACGCCTTTACAAGGTTGGCAAAATGGGCGGATAAAGTGGAACAGGCCGGCTTCAAGTCATTCAACACCGTCTCCAGAACCATAAATATCCATCACAAAAAAATATTGAACTACTTCGACAACAAGAGTACAAATGCTTCAGCAGAATCTTTCAATGCAAAGATAAAAGCTTTCAGAAGTCAGTTTAGAGGTGTAGGTGACATCAATTTCTTCCTGTTCAGATTGACCAAATTATTTGCGTAG
- a CDS encoding sugar MFS transporter: MNSQVLDRRSTYISIGIIGTMFFVFGFISWVNAILIPYFKIACELTNFQSYLVAFAFYISYLVMSLPSSYLLKRVGYKRGITIGFWIMAVGALLFVPAAYGRTYLIFLLGLFTLGSGLAVLQTVANLYITMIGEKERAAQRISIMGICNKGAGILAPLAFSWAILRPSDNELFKQIPLMDEVTRAQTLDELILRVVVPYIVVASVLFLIGLFVKYSPLPEIESEEDDKANESKSGVFQFPNLVLGAVAIFLHVGTQVIAIDTIINYAGSMGLSLLEAKALPSYVLTATICGYLLGITLIPALISQKRMLQICSLVGLTLSLLVCLVTYQVDWLGHHLDISIWFLAMIGVPNALIWAGIWPLALDGLGKYAKQGSALLIMGLCGNAVLPMIYGLVADSHDVKTAYWVLVPCFLYIVFYAFIGHRFKSWKKLT; the protein is encoded by the coding sequence ATGAATTCACAAGTTTTAGATAGACGTAGTACCTATATTTCCATAGGCATCATCGGGACGATGTTCTTTGTCTTCGGGTTTATTTCCTGGGTCAATGCCATCTTAATCCCATATTTTAAGATCGCCTGTGAGTTGACGAATTTTCAATCTTATTTAGTTGCCTTTGCTTTCTATATTTCCTATTTGGTCATGTCTTTGCCGTCGTCTTATCTATTAAAACGTGTGGGATATAAACGGGGAATTACGATTGGTTTCTGGATTATGGCTGTTGGAGCCTTGTTATTTGTACCGGCTGCCTATGGTAGAACCTACCTGATCTTCCTTTTAGGATTATTTACATTAGGTTCAGGATTGGCGGTATTACAAACCGTAGCGAACTTATATATCACCATGATTGGTGAGAAAGAGCGAGCAGCCCAGCGTATAAGTATCATGGGGATTTGTAATAAGGGTGCTGGAATATTAGCGCCACTTGCATTCTCTTGGGCGATTTTACGCCCCTCGGATAATGAGCTGTTTAAGCAGATCCCTTTGATGGATGAGGTAACACGTGCACAGACACTCGATGAATTAATTCTTCGTGTTGTTGTGCCGTATATTGTTGTTGCAAGCGTGTTGTTCTTAATTGGACTGTTTGTAAAATACTCACCGCTTCCGGAAATTGAAAGTGAAGAGGATGACAAGGCTAATGAGAGTAAGTCAGGTGTATTTCAATTCCCTAACTTGGTTTTAGGCGCTGTCGCGATCTTTCTGCATGTGGGGACACAAGTAATTGCAATTGATACGATCATCAATTACGCGGGTTCTATGGGGCTTTCTTTGCTTGAAGCAAAGGCACTACCTTCCTATGTATTGACGGCGACTATTTGCGGATACCTACTTGGAATCACATTAATTCCTGCGCTTATTTCTCAAAAGCGTATGTTGCAAATCTGCTCACTTGTAGGATTAACACTATCACTTTTAGTATGCTTGGTAACTTATCAGGTTGACTGGTTAGGCCATCATTTAGATATTTCGATATGGTTCCTAGCCATGATTGGTGTACCGAATGCTTTGATTTGGGCGGGTATTTGGCCTTTAGCCTTAGACGGTTTAGGTAAATACGCGAAACAAGGGTCTGCCTTATTGATTATGGGTCTTTGTGGAAATGCGGTATTGCCAATGATTTATGGTTTAGTTGCCGATTCACATGATGTAAAAACGGCTTATTGGGTATTAGTACCTTGTTTTTTGTATATTGTGTTCTATGCCTTTATCGGGCATCGTTTTAAATCTTGGAAAAAATTAACCTAA
- a CDS encoding glucosamine-6-phosphate deaminase yields the protein MNVEIFPDRETLGAQAGAKGAEFIKAVIREKGEANIILATGQSQFETLETLIHDKDIDWSKVRMFHLDEYIGMPITHKASFRKYLTERFVDKVSVLNEVVLINGEGDAQEECNRLGNIIKNYPIDVAFVGIGENGHLAFNDPPANYDIEDPYIVVDLDAACRQQQMGEGWFNTIDDVPKQAISMSIKQIMKSKKIICAVPDERKALAVKNCLTKEVSNIYPASILQNHADCYCYLDQGSASLL from the coding sequence ATGAATGTAGAAATTTTCCCAGATCGGGAAACTTTAGGGGCTCAAGCTGGAGCAAAAGGAGCGGAATTTATTAAGGCCGTAATCCGTGAAAAAGGTGAAGCTAATATTATTTTAGCAACAGGTCAAAGTCAGTTTGAGACCTTAGAAACATTGATACATGATAAAGACATCGACTGGTCTAAAGTTCGTATGTTTCACTTGGATGAATACATCGGGATGCCAATTACGCATAAGGCTAGCTTTAGAAAATACTTAACAGAACGCTTTGTTGATAAGGTTAGCGTTTTGAATGAGGTGGTATTGATCAATGGTGAAGGGGATGCTCAGGAAGAATGTAACCGTCTAGGTAACATCATCAAAAATTACCCAATTGACGTTGCTTTTGTTGGTATCGGCGAAAATGGTCACTTAGCATTTAATGACCCACCAGCAAATTACGATATTGAAGATCCTTATATAGTTGTGGATTTAGACGCGGCGTGTAGACAACAGCAAATGGGTGAGGGTTGGTTTAATACAATTGACGATGTGCCTAAACAAGCGATCTCCATGTCGATTAAGCAAATCATGAAGTCTAAAAAGATAATCTGTGCGGTTCCAGATGAGCGTAAAGCGCTTGCGGTGAAAAACTGTCTAACAAAAGAAGTGTCGAATATCTATCCAGCAAGTATTTTGCAAAATCATGCAGATTGTTATTGCTATTTAGATCAAGGATCCGCTTCTTTGCTATAA
- a CDS encoding LacI family DNA-binding transcriptional regulator, giving the protein MLKKGFGIKNIAEMLGISVSTVSRALRDAHDINPETKEKVLKLAKELNFKPNKNAAALASGSTKNIGVLIPFITNYYFGTVISGIQEEAYRLGYNIILFVTNDEVDREKQLIDNLDTASLDGLLISLSSNSTDITHFENLIQAGLPLVFFDRVPNEINASKVMQSDYEGAFLATSHLIKKGYKRIAHLAGPESLKFTQERLRGYLNALKQAQLPVQKEYIIHSGFSTQHGFADTQQLIALHDRPDAIFAANDRKAIGAIQALKSANINVGVDFGVIGFTNDPICTVIEPNLTTVEEPAFEIGLQSCQLLIKHIKNKEFEPRSVVIPCRLINRDSA; this is encoded by the coding sequence ATGTTAAAGAAAGGATTTGGAATCAAGAATATTGCAGAAATGTTAGGGATTTCAGTCTCTACCGTTTCCCGAGCCTTACGCGATGCACATGATATCAATCCTGAGACCAAGGAGAAAGTTCTCAAGCTTGCCAAAGAACTAAATTTTAAGCCCAATAAGAATGCTGCCGCACTGGCTTCTGGAAGCACAAAGAATATTGGCGTTTTGATCCCATTTATCACCAACTATTATTTCGGAACGGTAATCTCAGGTATCCAGGAGGAAGCATACCGCTTAGGCTATAACATCATCCTATTCGTGACCAATGATGAAGTCGATAGAGAGAAACAATTAATCGATAATTTAGATACCGCGAGCTTAGATGGACTTCTGATTTCGCTATCCTCCAATTCGACTGATATCACTCACTTTGAAAACTTAATTCAAGCAGGTCTTCCACTGGTATTTTTTGATCGTGTACCAAACGAAATAAATGCTTCAAAAGTAATGCAGAGTGATTATGAAGGTGCCTTTCTCGCTACGAGTCATTTAATCAAGAAGGGCTATAAGCGCATTGCGCACCTAGCTGGCCCTGAAAGCTTGAAGTTTACCCAAGAACGCCTACGAGGCTACTTAAATGCTCTTAAACAAGCACAGTTGCCAGTTCAAAAGGAATATATTATACATTCTGGATTCTCTACGCAGCACGGCTTTGCAGATACCCAACAGTTAATCGCCTTACACGACCGCCCTGATGCGATCTTTGCAGCCAATGACCGGAAGGCTATCGGAGCAATACAAGCGCTTAAATCGGCTAACATCAATGTAGGTGTTGACTTCGGTGTAATCGGCTTTACCAACGACCCGATTTGTACCGTGATAGAACCCAACTTAACTACTGTTGAAGAACCAGCTTTTGAAATCGGTTTACAAAGTTGCCAATTATTGATTAAACATATCAAGAACAAAGAATTCGAACCCCGTTCAGTAGTAATTCCTTGTCGATTAATAAATAGGGATTCTGCATAA
- a CDS encoding RagB/SusD family nutrient uptake outer membrane protein: MKKINIIIAGFFLTLVTLSCSKSWLDPEPLSFYTPENVYKDPQGLASLAVTLKTDLKQETHNMGKGLHNLIMDFAASDLGSPWSQLDFYKLTPNNDVYYNFLKMFNFMFTNVKNCNVLISRVQTVEFKSEQEKNAMLAQGLFYRSYWYYRLVNSYGDVPFIAEEIEGAKLDFQSHSRAAILKKIQVDLEFAAQWLPASAGAGELTKGAANHLLSKVYLANLEFDKAITAATAVINGPYALMTERFGKDAANTYRNVMWDLHRPENVSLANNKETILATIDRFEAPADARSLGLFTMRYYGCSWFQAPVRDSEGKAGMVASGPMYDSLGRGNANVRLTGFYQYDVWSYKGATWKTTTDLRRADANWVDNHEYKYNNPSSKDFGKPVNIAYFADKLDTFRSIYAIPHYKLYVPEQNKAATPQGGNGDFYVFRLAETYLLRAEAYYWKGQLDLAAADINKVRARAKALPMTSSEVTVDFIMDERARELFTEEPRHSEMVRISYIMAAKNLQGYTLANFSEKNYYYDRVKRKNPTYDQKVTMLGNVAAIAPFHVLWPIPSTVITANTKGVINQNKGYDGAERNVPPIETIP, translated from the coding sequence ATGAAAAAAATTAATATAATAATCGCGGGCTTTTTTCTAACGCTAGTGACGCTATCGTGTAGCAAATCTTGGTTAGATCCTGAGCCACTTTCCTTCTATACGCCTGAGAATGTTTATAAGGACCCTCAAGGTTTAGCATCGCTTGCGGTGACCCTGAAGACCGACTTGAAACAAGAAACCCACAATATGGGCAAAGGCTTACATAATCTGATTATGGACTTTGCAGCATCTGATTTAGGATCTCCATGGTCGCAACTCGACTTTTATAAGTTAACACCAAATAACGATGTGTATTACAATTTCTTGAAGATGTTCAACTTCATGTTTACCAACGTAAAGAATTGTAATGTGTTAATTTCAAGAGTGCAAACTGTTGAGTTTAAATCCGAGCAGGAGAAAAATGCAATGCTTGCGCAAGGATTATTCTATCGTTCATACTGGTACTATCGCTTAGTGAATAGCTATGGTGATGTGCCATTTATTGCCGAGGAAATCGAAGGTGCGAAATTGGATTTTCAATCACATAGTAGAGCCGCAATCTTAAAGAAGATTCAGGTTGACTTAGAATTCGCGGCACAATGGCTACCTGCATCAGCGGGCGCAGGTGAATTGACAAAAGGCGCGGCAAATCATCTTTTAAGCAAGGTCTATTTAGCAAACTTGGAATTCGATAAGGCTATTACTGCAGCAACTGCGGTGATTAATGGTCCTTATGCATTGATGACAGAGCGTTTTGGTAAAGATGCGGCAAATACCTACAGAAATGTTATGTGGGATTTACATAGACCAGAGAACGTTTCCCTAGCAAATAATAAAGAGACCATCTTAGCAACAATTGACCGTTTTGAAGCACCAGCAGATGCACGTTCTCTAGGATTGTTCACCATGCGATATTATGGTTGTTCATGGTTTCAAGCGCCAGTTAGAGATAGTGAAGGTAAAGCGGGAATGGTGGCATCTGGTCCTATGTATGATTCATTAGGCCGTGGAAATGCGAATGTACGCTTAACTGGTTTTTATCAGTATGATGTTTGGTCATACAAAGGAGCAACTTGGAAAACAACAACGGATTTAAGAAGGGCAGATGCAAACTGGGTAGATAATCATGAGTACAAATACAATAACCCTAGTTCAAAAGATTTTGGAAAGCCTGTTAATATTGCCTATTTCGCTGATAAATTGGATACGTTCCGTAGCATCTATGCAATTCCGCATTACAAACTGTATGTTCCTGAGCAGAATAAAGCAGCGACCCCGCAAGGTGGAAATGGCGATTTCTATGTATTTAGATTAGCGGAGACCTATTTATTGCGTGCCGAAGCTTATTATTGGAAGGGGCAGTTGGATTTAGCAGCTGCGGATATCAATAAGGTTCGTGCTCGTGCCAAAGCATTACCGATGACTTCGTCTGAAGTGACGGTTGATTTCATCATGGATGAGCGCGCTAGAGAGTTGTTTACAGAGGAGCCTCGACATTCAGAAATGGTTCGTATTTCGTATATTATGGCAGCTAAGAATTTGCAAGGCTATACTTTAGCGAATTTTAGCGAGAAGAACTATTACTATGATCGTGTGAAGCGTAAGAACCCGACCTACGATCAGAAGGTGACCATGCTAGGTAATGTGGCGGCGATTGCGCCATTCCATGTACTTTGGCCAATTCCTTCAACAGTTATTACCGCGAATACAAAAGGTGTTATTAATCAAAATAAAGGTTACGATGGTGCTGAGCGCAATGTTCCACCAATTGAAACCATTCCTTAA
- a CDS encoding Gfo/Idh/MocA family protein, with protein MKDKQISRRKFIENSGIALSSIAVLPGNLDLFQLSGSAKPLRVGVIGVGSRGKGLLSLLRDVKDAEVTAICDLRDDNIALAKKLVPPACKVYKNYKELINDKKINAVIIATPLYLHHPMAVAALQKGKHVYLEKAISYDIPQAIDLVKQVEKSGLVFQVGHQYRYFGLYKRIKEIIDKGWIGKVQHYECQYHRNSDWRFPVPAGMDERFVNWRMYKASSGGLMTELCGHPIDVVNWMVGAAPLRVTGIGGVDYWKDGRENFDNVRVVYEYPNGVKSSVSSILSNGYKGYGIRILGDKGSIIVEREDALIFSENVKKEIGTVDGVTGATKAVHYGEGEKVDYSDLDPLKKDPTYYALVDFFECIRTGKKPAADVYTARDVAIASHMANIAMETRQEQVWKPEYSV; from the coding sequence ATGAAAGACAAACAGATATCAAGAAGGAAATTTATCGAGAATAGCGGGATAGCCTTATCCAGTATCGCGGTATTGCCGGGCAACCTGGATTTATTCCAATTGTCTGGATCGGCAAAACCATTACGCGTCGGTGTTATTGGAGTGGGGAGCCGCGGAAAAGGATTACTGAGTCTACTTCGCGATGTTAAAGATGCGGAAGTAACTGCTATTTGTGATCTTCGCGATGATAATATTGCATTGGCGAAAAAACTTGTGCCTCCAGCTTGTAAAGTCTACAAAAACTATAAAGAGCTGATTAATGACAAGAAGATCAATGCGGTAATTATTGCGACGCCACTTTATTTACACCATCCTATGGCGGTTGCAGCATTGCAAAAAGGCAAGCATGTGTACTTGGAGAAAGCGATTTCCTATGATATCCCGCAAGCGATAGATCTGGTTAAGCAAGTTGAGAAATCAGGATTGGTTTTTCAAGTAGGCCATCAGTATCGCTACTTCGGTTTGTACAAGCGTATTAAAGAAATTATTGATAAAGGCTGGATCGGTAAAGTACAGCACTATGAGTGTCAATATCATCGGAATTCAGATTGGCGATTCCCTGTTCCTGCGGGTATGGATGAGCGATTTGTGAATTGGCGTATGTATAAGGCTTCCAGCGGAGGCTTGATGACTGAGCTTTGTGGTCATCCGATTGATGTGGTCAATTGGATGGTTGGCGCGGCTCCATTACGAGTTACAGGAATTGGCGGGGTTGATTATTGGAAAGATGGGCGTGAGAACTTTGATAATGTGCGGGTCGTCTACGAATATCCAAATGGAGTGAAGTCTAGTGTATCGTCGATTCTTTCCAATGGTTATAAAGGCTATGGAATCCGTATTCTGGGAGATAAGGGCTCTATAATCGTGGAGCGTGAAGATGCGTTAATCTTTTCGGAGAATGTGAAGAAGGAAATTGGTACAGTCGACGGCGTCACAGGAGCGACAAAAGCTGTGCATTATGGCGAAGGGGAGAAGGTTGATTATTCAGATTTAGATCCATTGAAGAAAGATCCTACCTACTATGCATTGGTTGATTTCTTCGAATGTATACGTACGGGGAAAAAGCCAGCTGCTGATGTTTATACGGCACGTGATGTGGCTATCGCCAGTCATATGGCAAATATTGCGATGGAAACACGACAAGAACAAGTGTGGAAGCCGGAGTATAGTGTTTAA
- a CDS encoding Gfo/Idh/MocA family protein gives MSTDRRSFLKLSGLAGLGLLSNQVSANPLEEQSNFHQILRETQQTHKPVFNMSGYAAPALSTVRTGFIGVGNRGSAAVYRLSMIDGVSIKGVCDVRDEKAQAAKKRIVTAGHEAKIYSGNEEVWKEMCRRDDIDFVYIATHWSMHAEMAIYAMEHGKHVAVEIPAAVTIDECWRLVTTSERTKKHCVILENCCYDFFEMLTLNLARQGFFGDIVHCEGAYIHDILESLFNEEARYHKWRLLENAKRNGNLYPTHGLGPIAQVLKINRGNKMEFLTSMASKDFSLRPKAEELAKTNKEFEKYLKYPFRGNMNTSTIKNNDGSTIMLQHDVSTPRPYSRIHMISGTKAFAQKYPLPAKLAIGHEKFLDEDEFKKIEVENTPKIISHIGEMAKEVGGHGGMDFIMDWRLIDCLRNGLPVDMDVYDAASWSAIGPLSEWSVANGSKPIAVPDFTMGRWNKNKVHNIHLETGGTTKVLKANK, from the coding sequence ATGTCAACAGATAGAAGATCATTTCTTAAGTTATCTGGACTCGCCGGTCTAGGTCTACTTTCTAATCAAGTTTCTGCCAATCCATTGGAAGAGCAAAGCAATTTTCATCAGATTTTAAGAGAAACACAGCAAACGCATAAGCCTGTATTCAATATGTCTGGTTATGCGGCTCCAGCCTTATCAACCGTTCGTACTGGATTTATTGGTGTTGGAAATCGTGGCTCGGCGGCAGTATACCGTTTGAGTATGATTGATGGTGTTTCCATTAAAGGCGTATGTGATGTTCGCGATGAGAAAGCTCAAGCCGCAAAAAAACGTATTGTGACGGCAGGTCATGAGGCGAAAATTTACAGTGGTAATGAGGAAGTTTGGAAAGAAATGTGTCGAAGAGATGATATCGACTTTGTGTATATCGCTACGCACTGGTCTATGCACGCGGAGATGGCAATCTATGCTATGGAGCATGGAAAACATGTTGCGGTTGAAATTCCTGCTGCAGTAACGATCGACGAATGTTGGCGATTAGTGACTACTTCAGAGCGTACCAAGAAACATTGTGTAATTCTTGAAAACTGCTGTTATGACTTCTTTGAAATGCTAACGTTGAACCTAGCACGTCAAGGTTTCTTTGGTGATATTGTTCACTGTGAGGGTGCTTATATCCACGATATCCTGGAGAGTTTATTTAATGAGGAAGCACGTTATCACAAATGGCGTTTATTAGAAAATGCAAAGCGTAACGGTAACCTTTATCCGACGCACGGATTAGGGCCTATTGCTCAAGTATTGAAAATCAATAGAGGAAATAAGATGGAGTTCTTGACTTCAATGGCTTCCAAAGACTTCTCCCTACGTCCAAAAGCAGAGGAGCTGGCAAAAACGAATAAGGAATTTGAGAAGTACTTAAAATATCCATTCCGTGGTAACATGAATACTTCGACAATTAAGAACAATGATGGTAGTACCATTATGCTACAGCATGATGTTAGTACACCAAGACCTTACTCTAGAATTCATATGATTTCAGGCACAAAAGCTTTCGCACAGAAGTATCCACTTCCGGCGAAGCTAGCGATTGGTCATGAGAAGTTCTTAGACGAGGATGAATTTAAGAAGATCGAAGTGGAGAACACGCCAAAAATCATCAGTCATATTGGTGAGATGGCAAAAGAAGTCGGCGGACACGGTGGTATGGACTTTATCATGGATTGGCGTCTGATAGACTGTTTACGTAATGGGTTACCGGTAGATATGGACGTTTACGATGCAGCATCTTGGTCGGCTATTGGTCCATTGTCTGAATGGTCTGTTGCCAATGGTTCAAAACCAATTGCGGTTCCTGACTTCACGATGGGTCGTTGGAACAAGAATAAAGTTCATAATATTCATTTGGAGACCGGCGGTACAACCAAAGTATTAAAAGCAAACAAGTAA